In Thermodesulfobacteriota bacterium, the genomic stretch GTAAGGAACCCGCACCTTTCGGACTTCGTCGTGGGCGGGAAGGTCGATTTCACGCCTCCCGAAGAGCCTGCCGGAATGGTCTTCGACAAGATACGGGACCTCGACTCCAAGTCCCCATCCGAAAGGTGGGCCTTCTGGGTGAAAGAGTTCTCCAGGTGCATAAAATGCTACGCGTGCAGGCAGGTATGCTCGCTCTGCTATTGCGAAAGGTGCATAACCGAGAAGAACATGCCACAGTGGATAGAGACTTCGGCCCACCCGAGGGGGAACCTCTCATGGAACCTCATAAGGGCCATGCACCTTACGGGCAGGTGCACCTTCTGCGGGGAGTGCGAGAGGGCGTGCCCGGTGAACATCCCCTTGAACCTGGTGAACCAGAAGATGATAATGGTCGTGAAGGACGCGTTCGACTTCAAATCCGGCTATGACGAAAAAGTGCATCCGCCGATGATAGTCTTCAGCCCGGACGACAAGGAAAACTTCATTAAATGACCCTGCCCGCTTGTCGGGCGGATGAAAACGGTATCTATGGCTGACAAGACTCTTAAAAAGGAAGACCTCGGAAAGCTAGTCGACTCTGTAAGGGCTAAGGGCGGAAGGTTCGTAGCTCCCACCCTGCTTGCGCGCCAGGTCGTATTCAGGAGCGTTAAGTCCGCCGAGGAGGTCGCTACCGACTATATCCTCGCAAGGAACTCCTTCAAGGAGTTCCTCTTCCCGCAGACCGAAGTCATAGCCGAGTTTTCCATGAGCAAGGACTCGGTGGGGCTTAAGGGCGTCGAGGTCAACGCGCCTGAAACGGTCGTATTCGGCGCGAGGCCGTGCGAAGCCGCGAGCCTGAAGGGCCTGAGGGCGCTCTTTACATGGGACTTCGTGGACGAGTTCTACACCAAGAGGGAAGACAGGACGGTCGTCATAACCGTCGGCTGCACCAGCGGCGACGAGGCCTGCTTCTGCACCACGGTCGATCTCTCTCCGGAGTCTACCGAGGGCTCTGACGTGTATCTCAGGGAGACCGAGGACAACGGATACGCCGTGACCGGATTGACCGAGAAGGGCAAGAAGTTCCTCGATACCCACGCCGCGGTTTTCACCTCCGGCGCGGCAAAGGAAAAGCCGCTCTTCATGCCGGAGAAGCTGCCCGCGATAGACTTGAAGAGGATCTCCGAGAGGCTCAAGGACACGGCCCATTACGACGACCCCGTCTGGGCAAAGCTCACGATGAAGTGCATCGGCTGCGGTGCCTGCACGTTCGTATGCCCCACGTGCAGGTGCTTCGACATAACCGACGAGGGCACGGCCTTCGAGGGCGAGCGGAGGAAGAACTGGGACTCCTGCCAGTACGACTCCTTCACGCTCCACGCGAGCGGCCACAACCCCAGGGAGCACCAGCCCCAGAGGTGGAGGAACCGCTTCATGTGCAAGTTCAACTTCTACCCCGAGAAGTTCTCGTCAAAGGGTTGCGTGGGCTGCGGCAGGTGCATAAGGGTGTGCCCGGTGAGGCTGGATATAACCGAGGTGATGGAGGAGTTCTCGAAGTAGGAGAGTTTGCTCATAAAACACCTGCCTGCGTTGCCAGGACTGCGGGATTAATTCACGCATCAGCAGGCAGGGACAGGATTTAAAAAACAGGAAACGGACGAGAATCACTGCCTTATGAATAATATTTATCTTCCATATCTTGCGAAAATAGAGGAAATAAGGGACGAGGCCCCGGACGTCAGGAGCTTCAAGCTCGTATTCGAGGACCCCGCTCTCCGCGACTCGTTCGAGTTCAAGACAGGGCAGTTCGGCCTCTACTCGGCCTTCGGCCTCGGGGAATCGACCTTCTGCATAGCGTCTTCGCCCACGAGGAAGGGCTATATCCAATGCACCTTCAGGCGGACCGGGCGCGTTACCGGCGGCCTTGCCCAGCTATCGGTCGGCGACACCATGGGTTTCAGGGGCCCCTACGGCAACTGGTTCCCGGTCGACGACTGGAAAGGGAAGGACATAGTATTCATAGCCGGAGGCATAGGGCTTCCGCCGGTGCGCTCGGTCATATGGAACGTGCTTGACCGGAGGCAGGACTTCGGCAATATAACAATCGTATACGGGGCCAGGACGGTAGCCGACCTCGTCTACAAGGATGAGCTTAAGGGCTGGGACGAGAGAGGCGACATAACCCTCGTCCAGACCGTGGACCCCGGCGGAGAGACCCCGGAATGGAAGGGCAAGGTCGGGTTCGTGCCGACGGTCCTCGAGGAGGCCGCGCCTTCCGCGAAGAACGCGGTGGCCGTCACCTGCGGCCCCCCGATAATGATAAAGTTCGTGCTGAATTCGCTTCTAAAGCTCGGCTTTGACGAGGGGAGCGTATACACTACCTTAGAGAACAAGATGAAGTGCGGCGTCGGCAAATGCGGCAGGTGCAACGTGGGCGACGTCTATGTCTGCAAGGAAGGCCCGGTCTATACCGCCGCCGAAATAAAGAGGATGTACAACGATTTTTAATCCAGTTAATTTAATGCAGGAGCCCGGAGAATAAGCCATGGCAGACGATACCAAAAAGACCGCGACCCTAGCTACCGGCGACCGTACCATACCGCCGAAGGACGCGAAGATGATACCCATATACATAATGGGAAGGGAATACCAGGTCCCTGAGACCCTTACCATAATGAAGGCGGTAGAGTACGCCGGGTACTCGTATGTAAGGGGATGCGGGTGCAGGGGCGGCATATGCGGCGCCTGCGGCACCTTCTACAGGTTCCTCGGCGACTACAGGCTCCGCTCCGGGCTCGCCTGCCAGACCGTGGCCGAGCCGAACATGGTCATAATGCAGCTCCCGTTCTTCCCTGCGAACAGGCCGGGCTATGAAATAGACAAGGTGAGCGGCAACCCGCACGAGGAACTCCGTGCCCTCTACCCCGAGGTCTTCAAGTGCGTGGGCTGCGGCACCTGCACCAGGACCTGCCCCATGGACATCGACGTCATGGACTACATCGCGCTCATGAAGAGGGGCGACTTGAAGGGCGCGGCGCACAAGAGCTTCGACTGCGTCATGTGCGGCCTATGCGCCTCGCGCTGTCCTGCCCAGATATCGCAGTTCAACGCGGCCATGTTCGTAAGGAGGGTCTTCGGCAGGTACATGCTCCCCGGCGCCGGGCACCTCTCGAAGAGGGTCGAGGAGGTAAAGGCCGGGAAATACGAAGGCTCGCTCAAGGAGCTGACCGGCATGAAGCAGGAAGACGTAAAGAAGCTCTACGTCGAGCGCGAGAGGGAGCCGGACCTCGCCGAGTCCGGCAAGTGGATGCCCAAGGACACGAGCAAGCTTTGATCTGCGCAGCCCCCGGGCGGGAGCGCGCATAACGATATTTCCCGGAAAGGCAAACGGGTCGCTTCAGACGGCCCTTATGGAGGAAAGATGAGCGGATATACAACAGCTCTCAACGAACTCATAAAGAAGGTGGAGGCCACCAGGCCCGCCAGGGTCGAGAAGGCAAGGAAGGGAGACCACTTCCCGGCCCTCACCATGGAGCAGAGGCAGGAGTGGCTGAGGAAATACCACCCGGACTATAAAAACGACGGAAGGCGGCCTGTCGAGGTGGGGCCCAACAAGGGCACCGTTTACCCGGAAGAGGTCTCGACGCTGCTCGAATCCAAGAGCAGGCTGGATACCAAGGCAGTAGACCTTAAAAGGGTGGACTTCGACACAGACCTCCTTGTCATAGGCGCTGGCGGCGCAGGCACGGCCGCCGCTCTCGCCGCCGAGGAGGCGGGCCTGAGCGTCCTTGTGTCGACGAAGCTCCGCCACGGCGACTC encodes the following:
- a CDS encoding 4Fe-4S dicluster domain-containing protein encodes the protein MENILRQKAKELLASGEVKVVIGYGWNRAKTRTTPVFITDAADTGQLVWNPLCVNNLSVYLTRKFKDIQALGKPAIVAKGCDIRNIAVLISEAQIKREDVYVIGMACQGVVYKQELWQGELKPNIMPTKCHNCDVRNPHLSDFVVGGKVDFTPPEEPAGMVFDKIRDLDSKSPSERWAFWVKEFSRCIKCYACRQVCSLCYCERCITEKNMPQWIETSAHPRGNLSWNLIRAMHLTGRCTFCGECERACPVNIPLNLVNQKMIMVVKDAFDFKSGYDEKVHPPMIVFSPDDKENFIK
- a CDS encoding 4Fe-4S dicluster domain-containing protein, yielding MADKTLKKEDLGKLVDSVRAKGGRFVAPTLLARQVVFRSVKSAEEVATDYILARNSFKEFLFPQTEVIAEFSMSKDSVGLKGVEVNAPETVVFGARPCEAASLKGLRALFTWDFVDEFYTKREDRTVVITVGCTSGDEACFCTTVDLSPESTEGSDVYLRETEDNGYAVTGLTEKGKKFLDTHAAVFTSGAAKEKPLFMPEKLPAIDLKRISERLKDTAHYDDPVWAKLTMKCIGCGACTFVCPTCRCFDITDEGTAFEGERRKNWDSCQYDSFTLHASGHNPREHQPQRWRNRFMCKFNFYPEKFSSKGCVGCGRCIRVCPVRLDITEVMEEFSK
- a CDS encoding FAD/NAD(P)-binding protein, which translates into the protein MNNIYLPYLAKIEEIRDEAPDVRSFKLVFEDPALRDSFEFKTGQFGLYSAFGLGESTFCIASSPTRKGYIQCTFRRTGRVTGGLAQLSVGDTMGFRGPYGNWFPVDDWKGKDIVFIAGGIGLPPVRSVIWNVLDRRQDFGNITIVYGARTVADLVYKDELKGWDERGDITLVQTVDPGGETPEWKGKVGFVPTVLEEAAPSAKNAVAVTCGPPIMIKFVLNSLLKLGFDEGSVYTTLENKMKCGVGKCGRCNVGDVYVCKEGPVYTAAEIKRMYNDF
- a CDS encoding 4Fe-4S dicluster domain-containing protein; this encodes MADDTKKTATLATGDRTIPPKDAKMIPIYIMGREYQVPETLTIMKAVEYAGYSYVRGCGCRGGICGACGTFYRFLGDYRLRSGLACQTVAEPNMVIMQLPFFPANRPGYEIDKVSGNPHEELRALYPEVFKCVGCGTCTRTCPMDIDVMDYIALMKRGDLKGAAHKSFDCVMCGLCASRCPAQISQFNAAMFVRRVFGRYMLPGAGHLSKRVEEVKAGKYEGSLKELTGMKQEDVKKLYVEREREPDLAESGKWMPKDTSKL